The following proteins are co-located in the Bombus pascuorum chromosome 3, iyBomPasc1.1, whole genome shotgun sequence genome:
- the LOC132904930 gene encoding protein tantalus isoform X2: MTEKKDAHNIVDSNLPEVMAGLEMLTVNTNLSSSENKQRLRKRIPATESNENLNRRCSLRPRKRSYSEMEDNNRKSKCQTEEIDCKEYYLNKNLKRRLNNLETIYEEKDETSECITYMSVKRYKRMIQFQEQPTDNKLKKRRAKIKKVFGSKINFKRRRASMQTLLDKLNGIRVESPAKVENEIK; this comes from the exons ATGACTGagaa AAAAGATGCACATAACATAGTCGATAGTAATTTACCTGAAGTTATGGCAGGCTTAGAGATGCTTAcagtaaatacaaatttatcatCTTCAGAAAACAAGCAAAGACTCAGAAAAAGAATACCTGCAACTGAATCTAATGAGAATCTTAATAGAAG atgCAGTTTAAGACCAAGGAAAAGATCATACTCAGAAATGGAAGATAATAACAGAAAAAGTAAATGTCAGACAGAAGAAATTGAttgtaaagaatattatttaaataaaaatttaaaaagaagattaaataatttggaaacaatttatgaagaaaaagatgaaacaaGTGAATGTATTACATACATGAGTGTGAAGAGGTACAAACGTATGATTCAGTTCCAAGAACAACCTACAGATAATAagttaaagaaaagaagggcaaaaattaaaaaagtatttgggtcaaaaattaatttcaagcgAAGACGTGCATCTATGCAGACATTGCTTGATAAATTAAATGGTATTAGAGTAGAATCACCTGCAAAAGTTGAAAATGAGATAAAGTAA
- the LOC132904930 gene encoding protein tantalus isoform X1 has product MDNIQSETIKDAHNIVDSNLPEVMAGLEMLTVNTNLSSSENKQRLRKRIPATESNENLNRRCSLRPRKRSYSEMEDNNRKSKCQTEEIDCKEYYLNKNLKRRLNNLETIYEEKDETSECITYMSVKRYKRMIQFQEQPTDNKLKKRRAKIKKVFGSKINFKRRRASMQTLLDKLNGIRVESPAKVENEIK; this is encoded by the exons ATGGACAATATTCAATCTGAAACAAT AAAAGATGCACATAACATAGTCGATAGTAATTTACCTGAAGTTATGGCAGGCTTAGAGATGCTTAcagtaaatacaaatttatcatCTTCAGAAAACAAGCAAAGACTCAGAAAAAGAATACCTGCAACTGAATCTAATGAGAATCTTAATAGAAG atgCAGTTTAAGACCAAGGAAAAGATCATACTCAGAAATGGAAGATAATAACAGAAAAAGTAAATGTCAGACAGAAGAAATTGAttgtaaagaatattatttaaataaaaatttaaaaagaagattaaataatttggaaacaatttatgaagaaaaagatgaaacaaGTGAATGTATTACATACATGAGTGTGAAGAGGTACAAACGTATGATTCAGTTCCAAGAACAACCTACAGATAATAagttaaagaaaagaagggcaaaaattaaaaaagtatttgggtcaaaaattaatttcaagcgAAGACGTGCATCTATGCAGACATTGCTTGATAAATTAAATGGTATTAGAGTAGAATCACCTGCAAAAGTTGAAAATGAGATAAAGTAA
- the LOC132905084 gene encoding transcription initiation factor TFIID subunit 2, protein MLLKRIVFFINYINYCLTFSFHSTAHQILSLTGISFQRKSIIGFVELTIVPLRDTLRLVKLNAKQCRIYRVCLNDTYEAPFQYFDPFLDICQGDGKQRSLEFFSNMHLAAAQRVDPDNNAGELVVQIPPDAAHVVAEGRTLRISIEFSLEQPQGGVHFVVPNCEGTLAERGAHMYTYSYENSSRLWFPCVDSFAEPCTWKLEFTVDDSMTAVSCGDLLEVVYTPDMRRKTFHYVLNTPACAPNIALAVGPFEIFVDPYMHEVTHFCLPQLLPSLKVSAKYMHEAFEFYEETLSNRYPYSCYKQVFVDELDEDINAYATMSILNTNLLHSTAIIDQVYITKKAMAQAVAEQFFGCFISMQNWSDTWLPKGVSTYLTGLYAKKCFGNNEYREWIQSELQEVVKYEEQFGGIILDPSQPPAPLPIAANTPAPTPRAPDPGFYFPIRNLHTMSPKYIEVLRKKAHLVIRMLEHRIGQELLLQVFNKQLSLAANAAQQKIDSGLWSHMLISTNVFTKAIFTVTGKDMAVFIDQWVRTGGHAKFSLSFVFNRKRNTVELEIRQDTTNQRGIRKYVGPLLVNIQELDGTFKHTLQIEGTVAKADITCHSKSRRNKKKKIPLCTGEEVDMDLSAMDDSPVLWIRLDPEMTLLRAVQIEQPDYQWQYQLRHERDVTAQLEAIEALQNHATPATRLALTDTIENEHCYYKVRLRAAHCLTKVANAMVATWAGPPAMLAIFRKLFGSASCRRIIKQNNFSNFQHYFLQKTIPVAMAGLRNAHGICPPEVLAFLMDLFKYNDNSKNRYSDNYYRAALIEALGATVTPVISVQQGTAITAESLSVDTRAILEEVTRNLNLEKLLPCYKYTVSVACLKVIRILQKFGHLPSNPHLFRAYATYGQFIDVRIAALEALVDFTRVDGKWEDLEFLLDMIEMDPHPGVQHRLVRLMVENPPFERAHKHRLDRSELVDRIWNLINGMLSHDPKIRCDLVDLYYTLYGSKRPLCLPIPELAAIIKPKKAGPPSPEQDIKPNVSHIKHESSIVEIENTSGAGKRKLSPNRDISGSSNLVDYIPEVKRQKQDDRTPSISGDGKVKSEYYSDNSASLPGIMGTPGPVGFEPGMFKKEGEEHKQKSDSINKNKKKKKDKKKHKHKHKHKHDHKHGKDKEKKDKDKVKEKEKEKEKDKTKDSSNLKIKEETLSSASSSLSPDATTVTNEFIFP, encoded by the exons atgttactAAAACGAA ttgtcttttttattaattatattaactattgtttaacattttcttttcattccaCAGCTCATCAAATATTGAGCCTTACAGGTATAAGCTTCCAAAGGAAAAGCATTATC GGATTTGTAGAACTAACAATAGTTCCACTTAGGGATACATTGAGACTTGTAAAACTAAATGCAAAACAATGTAGGATCTATAGAGTGTGTTTAAATGATACATATGAAGCAccgtttcaatattttgatcCATTTTTAGATATCTGTCAAGGAGATGGCAAGCA aCGATCGTTGGAGTTCTTTTCTAATATGCATTTAGCTGCAGCACAAAGAGTTGATCCAGATAATAATGCAGGAGAATTGGTTGTACAAATTCCACCAGATGCTGCGCATGTAGTTGCAGAGGGTAGAACATTAAGAATTAGCATTGAGTTTTCTCTAGAACAGCCTCAGGGAGGAGTCCATTTTGTTGTACCAAATTGTGAAGGAACATTAGCAGag AGAGGtgcacatatgtatacatatagttATGAAAATTCTTCAAGATTGTGGTTTCCATGCGTCGATAGTTTTGCAGAACCATGTACATGGAAATTAGAATTTACTGTAGATGATTCTATGACGGCTGTATCTTGTGGTGATCTTTTAGAAGTAGTATATACTCCAGATATGCGTAGAAAAACTTTTCATTATGTTCTTAATACACCAGCATGTGCACCGAACATTGCACTAGCAGTTGg accatttgaaatatttgtggACCCATATATGCATGAAGTAACACATTTTTGTTTGCCACAATTACTACCATCATTAAAAGTTTCTGCAAAATATATGCATGAAgcatttgaattttatgaagaaaCATTATCAAACAGATATCCTTATTCTTGCTATAAACAGGTTTTTGTAGATGAGTTAGACGAAGATATAAATGCATATGCTACTATGAGTATCTTAAA tacaaatttattacattcaaCTGCCATCATTGATCAAGTTTATATTACAAAGAAAGCTATGGCCCAAGCTGTTGCAGAACAATTTTTTGGTTGTTTTATATCTATGCAAAACTGGTCTGATACATGGTTACCTAAAGGTGTTTCAACTTATCTAACTGGTTTATATGCAAAGAAATGTTTTGGAAATAACGAATACAGAGAGTGGATACaatct GAACTGCAAGAAGTGGTAAAATATGAAGAGCAATTCGGGGGTATAATATTAGATCCTTCGCAACCACCAGCTCCATTACCTATTGCAGCTAATACACCAGCACCTACACCTAGAGCTCCAGACCCtggattttattttccaataagaAATTTACACACAATGTCTCCAAAGTATATTGAAGTACTTCGTAAAAAAGCACATTTAGTTATTAGAATGCTAGAACATCGGATTGGTCAAGAATTACTTCTACAA GTTTTCAACAAACAATTATCTCTTGCTGCTAATGCTGCACAACAAAAAATTGATTCTGGACTTTGGTCTCATATGTTAATTAGTACAAATGTATTTACGAAAGCAATTTTTACTGTAACTGGTAAAGATATGGCAGTTTTTATAGACCAGTGGGTTAGAACTGGTGGTCATGCAAAATTTAGTTTAAGTTTTGTATTTAACAGGAAAAG GAATACTGTAGAATTAGAAATTCGACAAGATACTACAAACCAAAGAGGGATTAGAAAATATGTTGGTCCACTCCTAGTTAATATTCAAGAATTAGATGGTACTTTTAAACATACTCTACAAATTGAGGGTACTGTGGCAAAAGCAGATATAACATGTCACAGTAAAAGccgtagaaataaaaagaagaagatccCACTATGTACTGGAGAAGAAGTAGATATGGACCTTTCTGCTATGGA TGATTCACCTGTATTATGGATAAGATTAGATCCCGAAATGACACTTCTGCGTGCTGTTCAAATTGAGCAACCAGATTATCAGTGGCAATATCAATTAAGACATGAAAGAGACGTTACTGCGCAATTAGAAGCTATTGAAGCTTTACAAAATCATGCAACACCTGCTACACGATTAGCATTAACTGATACTATAGAAAATGAACATTGTTATTATAAAGTTAGATTACGAGCCGCGCATTGTTTAACTAAG gtAGCTAATGCAATGGTTGCAACATGGGCTGGCCCACCAGCAATGTTAGCCATATTTCGCAAATTATTTGGTTCGGCTTCGTGCAGACGGATAATTAAACAGAacaatttctcaaatttccaacattattttttacaaaag ACTATACCTGTAGCGATGGCTGGTTTACGTAATGCTCACGGCATATGCCCGCCAGAAGTTTTGGCTTTTTTGatggatttatttaaatacaatgaCAATAGTAAAAATAGATATTCGGATAATTATTATCGAGCTGCATTAATTGAAGCACTTGGAGCTACTGTTACACCTGTAATTAGTGTGCAGCAAGG GACAGCTATTACCGCTGAATCTCTATCAGTTGATACCAGAGCTATATTAGAGGAAGTCAccagaaatttaaatttggaaaaattattacctTGTTATAAATACACAGTCAGTGTTGCTTGTCTTAAAGTCataagaattttacaaaaatttggcCATCTTCCAAGTAATCCTCACCTTTTTAGAGCATATGCTACATATGGACAATTCATAG ATGTTAGGATTGCAGCTTTAGAGGCATTAGTAGACTTTACCAGAGTAGATGGTAAGTGGGAAGatttagaatttttgttaGATATGATAGAAATGGATCCTCATCCTGGAGTACAACATAGATTAGTGAGGCTTATGGTTGAAAACCCACCGTTTGAAAGGGCACATAAACATCGTTTAGACCGTTCTGAATTGGTCGACCGTATATGGAATTTGATTAA TGGCATGCTGTCTCATGATCCTAAAATCCGATGTGATCTAGTTGATTTATATTACACATTATATGGATCAAAGCGACCACTTTGTCTTCCTATTCCTGAGCTTGCTGCTATTATTAAACCAAAAAAAGCAGGACCTCCAAGTCCAGAGCAAGAT ATAAAACCAAATGTATCGCATATAAAACACGAATCATCGATagtagaaattgaaaatacaagTGGAGCAGGCAAAAGAAAACTTTCCCCAAATAGAGATATTTCAGGTTCTTCTAATTTAGTAGATTATATTCCAGAGGTAAAGAGACAGAAACAG GATGATCGTACACCTTCTATAAGTGGCGATGGAAAAGTAAAATCAGAGTATTATAGTGATAATTCTGCATCATTACCTGGTATTATGGGAACACCAGGACCAGTAGGTTTCGAACCAGGAATGTTTAAAAAAGAGGGAGAAGAGCATAAACAAAAAAGTGATTCTATTAACAAA aacaaaaagaagaaaaaggacaaAAAGAAGCATAAGCACAAACATAAACATAAACATGATCATAAACACGGcaaagataaagagaaaaaggacaaggacaaagttaaagagaaggaaaaggaaaaagaaaaagataagactaaagattcttcaaatttaaagATCAAAGAAGAAACTTTAAGCTCAGCAAGTTCTAGTCTCAGTCCAGATGCGACGACTGTTactaacgaatttatttttccataa
- the LOC132904924 gene encoding transcription factor E2F4-like has product MADNQQSRFEKSLGLLTTRFVTLLQKAKDGVLDLKVAADILEVRQKRRIYDITNVLEGIGLIEKKSKNSIQWKGAGPGCNTQEVGEKLTDLKDEIKKLEDHEQLLDMHTQWIQQSIKNIENDLINRKYAYITYEDVKENFPDDFVLGIQAPPDTELSVPKYITQTSEDDEKLNYEMFLKSSSGEIKVYMIQPELAKTYDNKILEMRLQEEAKGTKRGKEEEEKKEEVNVKPKRRVGRPPKGISKPDPVISDEDEEDDAELIEAKIVLRDVSTSDIAQKDLELFDQIYSDIYGPLVRLSPPPSEKDYHFNLSENEGICDLFDITAK; this is encoded by the exons ATGGCAGATAATCAACAAAGTAGATTTGAAAAGTCCCTTGGTCTATTAACGACTCGTTTTGTTACTTTATTACAGAAAGCAAAGGATGGTGTTCTTGATTTAAAAGTA GCAGCTGATATCTTAGAAGTTCGACAAAAACGACGAATTTATGACATTACTAACGTTCTTGAAGGTATTGGACTCattgaaaagaaaagcaaaaataGCATCCAATGGAA AGGAGCAGGTCCAGGTTGTAATACTCAAGAAGTTGGTGAGAAATTAACCGACttaaaagatgaaataaaaaaactaGAAGATCATGAACAGTTATTAGATATGCATACTCAATGGATTCaacaaagtattaaaaatatagagaatgatttaattaataggAAATATGCATATATTACTTATGAGgatgttaaagaaaattttcctgATGATTTTGTATTAGGAATTCAAGCTCCACCTGATACAGAATTAAGCGTACCAAAATATATAACACAG ACATCTGAAGATGATGAGAAACTAAATTATGAAATGTTTCTAAAAAGTAGTTCTGGAGAAATTAAGGTGTACATGATTCAACCAGAACTAGCTAAAacatatgataataaaatattagaaatgaGACTACAAGAAGAAGCAAAAGGTAcaaaaagagggaaagaggaagaggagaaaaaggaggaagttAATGTTAAACCAAAGAGAAGAGTTGGAAG GCCCCCAAAAGGAATCAGTAAACCTGACCCTGTTATATCTGATGAAGATGAAGAGGATGATGCAGAATTAATAGAAGCAAAGATAGTACTTCGGGATGTTAGCACTTCAG atATTGCTCAAAAGGACTTAGAGTTATTTGATCAAATTTATTCTGACA tttatggACCATTAGTAAGATTAAGTCCTCCACCCAGTGAAAAAGATTACCATTTTAATCTTAGTGAAAATGAAGGAATTTGTGACTTGTTTGATATTACAGCAAAATGA
- the LOC132904928 gene encoding mpv17-like protein codes for MRLIFIKIREVSKKYPIVRGMVSYAVIWPTGSLIQQKLTGHDELNYMQALRFSLYGGFFVAPTLYCWMRCSSYFWPKSDLKSAITKALIEQVTYSPTAMCCFFFGMNLLEMKPIAECIEEVKHKFWPTYKVGVCVWPILQTINFFFVPEHNRVIYVSFCSLIWTSFLAYMKALEAKKLQDLKSDNNLKHKSQKSINVDQKEDKSKRLSVIR; via the exons ATGcgacttatttttataaaaatccgcgAGGTATCGAAAAAATACCCGATTGTAAGAGGAATGGTTTCTTATGCTGTCATATGGCCAACTGGAAGTCtaatacaacaaaaattaacAGGACACGacgaattaaattatatgcAAGCATTAAGATTTAGTTTATACGGTGGGTTTTTTGTAGCTCCAACACTATATTGTTGGATGCGGTGCTCTTCATACTTTTGGCCAAAGTCAGACCTGAAGTCTGCAATTACCAag GCTTTAATAGAACAAGTCACATATAGTCCTACTGCAATGTGTTGCTTCTTTTTTGGTATGAACTTACTTGAAATGAAACCAATAGCTGAATGTATTGAAGAAGTCAAACATAAATTCTGGCCTacttataaa GTCGGTGTTTGTGTGTGGCCCATTTTACAaacaatcaattttttttttgtcccAGAACATAATCGTGTAATTTATGTAAGTTTTTGTAGTTTAATCTGGACATCTTTCCTTGCATATATGAAAGCTTTGGAAGCAAAGAAATTACAGGATTTAAAAAGtgacaataatttaaaacacAAAAGTCAAAAAAGTATCAATGTTGAtcaaaaagaagataaaagtaaaaggttatccgttatacgataa
- the LOC132904922 gene encoding uncharacterized protein LOC132904922 produces MASLKIRNSNHLSAQCDLIASYMDGVHVKIAEAYKPPRKICLPAAYNNKLPDVSKLTYDFNLERSVLEKMTEWRNVRQVNNKARHARLDEKRKKQKTEFSPPPPPPLPDTTKPINAPVPETTILTPQPLSPPANDLQDHVKANGLDYADFDNDTSSPFDNMELKTINEMEELAQVLQPTSQWIPSAKLESLLNDLSVNDKSKIHAQEKNDNVKNETIDQEQINEQENVKHRSVSAIVQELQRDLKRPLMEDWKPWPNLESPDTSTHETLKQEEPMVTNQVAIMNLLLDLTEEDKKLARHLSDMGFPLSRAARAIRELGGQDNKKIVEYLLAVQALEEIGISGEDAEKALALTEYNQEKAKIYYENLCVLRDLGFPEEKASTALLKCNIDRDRALDFLIA; encoded by the exons ATGGCTTCATTGAAGATCAGAAATTCAAATCATC TATCAGCACAATGTGATTTAATTGCATCATACATGGATGGAGTACATGTTAAAATTGCAGAGGCCTATAAACCTccaagaaaaatatgtttaccagctgcatataataataaactaccAGATGTATCCAAATTAACTTATGATTTTAATTTGGAACGATCAGTACTTGAAAAG atgACAGAATGGCGTAATGTTAGACAAGTAAATAACAAAGCTCGGCATGCACGATTAGatgagaaaaggaagaaacaaaaaactgAATTTTCACCTCCACCACCACCTCCATTGCCTGATACTACAAAGCCTATAAATGCACCTGTACCTGAAACAACAATTCTTACTCCACAGCCTTTATCTCCACCTGCCAATGATCTTCAAGATCATGTGAAAGCAAATGGTCTTGATTATGCTGATTTTGATAATGATACAAGCAGTCCATTTGATAATATggaattaaaaacaattaacgAAATGGAAGAACTTGCTCag GTATTACAGCCTACATCTCAATGGATACCATCAGCAAAATTAGAAAGTTTATTGAATGATTTAAGTGTTAATGATAAGTCGAAAATTCATGCacaagaaaaaaatgataatgtcaaaaatgaaacgattGACCAAGAACAAATTAATGAACAAGAGAATGTCAAACATCGTAGTGTATCTGCGATTGTACAAGAACTTCAAAGAGATTTAAAAAGACCACTCAtggag GATTGGAAACCTTGGCCAAATTTAGAAAGTCCCGACACTAGCACTCATGAAACATTAAAGCAAGAAGAACCTATGGTAACAAATCAAGTTGctattatgaatttattattggaTTTAACagaggaagataaaaaattagctCGGCATTTGAGCGACATGGGATTTCCTTTATCAAGAGCTGCCCGTGCTATACGCGAATTAGGTGGtcaagataataaaaaaattgtagaatatttattggCTGTGCAAGCTTTAGAAGAAATCGGAATTTCTGGAGAAGATGCTGAAAAAGCTCTTGCTCTTACAGAATACAATCAAGAAAAAGccaaaatttattatgaaaatctaTGTGTCTTACGAGATTTAGGTTTCCCTGAAGAAAAGGCATCTACTGCacttttaaaatgtaatatcgaTCGCGATAGAGCTTTAGATTTCCTAATAGcgtaa
- the LOC132904920 gene encoding leucine-rich repeat-containing protein 28-like, whose product MDSDSTEMVKEIKNKVILHWNCRGLVEFPEAIRVYGGHIQEIYLKWNKLTTLPPWIIELFNVTNLYIYGNLIKEVPPELCQMTQLTVLDLSANKLEQISPSIGNLVSLKSLLLNDNSINKLPFEMNQMHNLEILSISGNKFVALPEWIGSLPKLKELSADNNCLKELPNRLTLSPQLSIISVCSNRLRYLPLNGFVSSPCIRFDANIYLNYLSYPLLHQLTSQIQDSYIQSHRNILGHRCFTTHCENNTLYTNIKLKIKIDALHEKDTDLMIDLPRQLLKVHNIHENKVISLWELALRKVYTERYKHTLDISVSPISINVQYEPIAIKNYQKLDFNVSCNLLMNGPTSICVNFQCQQPIFTEAWIIVGVSHYTESITTVALCCCKRCAAEFSKHSNMTIRHTWHCIN is encoded by the exons atggaCTCAGATTCTACAGAAATGGTGaaagaaatcaaaaataaggtaatattacattgGAATTGTCGAGGTCTTGTGGAATTTCCTGAAGCGATAAGGGTCTATGGGGGCCAtattcaagaaatatatttgaaatggaATAAACTTACTACCTTACCTCCATGGATTATAGAACTCTTTAATGTTActaatttatatatctatgGAAACTTAATCAAAGAAGTACCTCCAGAACTTTGTCAAATGACTCAATTAACAGTTCTTGATTTAAGTGCTAATAAATTAGAGCAAATATCTCCTTCTATAGGAAACTTAGTTAGCCTAAAATCTTTGTTATTAAATGATAATTCTATTAACAAATTACCATTTG aaatgaaTCAAATGCATAACTTAGAAATTTTGTCTATTTctggaaataaatttgttgCATTACCAGAATGGATTGGTTCCTTAcctaaattaaaagaattaagtGCTGATAATAATTGTTTGAAAGAACTTCCAAATAGATTGACTCTATCTCCACAACTATCAATAATTTCAGTATGCTCCAACAG gCTAAGATATTTACCATTAAATGGATTTGTATCATCCCCTTGCATTAGATTtgatgcaaatatatatttgaattatttgtcTTATCCACTTCTTCATCAGTTAACATCTCAAATTCAAGATTCATATATTCAAAGTCACAGAAATATCTTGGGCCATAg ATGTTTTACAACCCATTGTGAGAAcaatacattatatacaaatataaaattaaagataaaaatagatGCTTTACATGAAAAAGATACTGATCTCATGATTGATTTACCACGCCAGCTTTTAAAAGTTCATAATATACatgaaaataaagttatcTCTTTATGGGAGTTAGCTTTAAGAAAAGTTTATACTGAAAG ATATAAACATACACTTGATATTTCTGTATCGCCTATAAGCATAAATGTTCAATATGAACcaattgcaataaaaaattatcagaaacttgattttaatgtttcgtGTAATTTGCTAATGAATGGTCCAACTAGTATTTGTGTGAATTTTCAATGTCAACAACCAATATTTACAGAAGCTTGGATTATCGTTGGTGTTAGCCATTACACAGAGTCTATAACAACAGTTGCATTGTGTTGTTGTAAAAG atGTGCAGCTGAATTTTCTAAACATTCCAATATGACCATCAGGCATACTTGgcattgtataaattaa